In the genome of Amia ocellicauda isolate fAmiCal2 chromosome 3, fAmiCal2.hap1, whole genome shotgun sequence, one region contains:
- the LOC136733469 gene encoding uncharacterized protein LOC136733469, protein MLWEEELTMCGKGMMSQWGPAIATQPGPKLQDDCGRAASKPRWHKRGRRPSYRGQKGRAPAHYKPYYYYNHKPDRAALRPSGLSLRPVNIQGNRAKGMRAPRNTNQFLMHEKYQLMHMRSDSVGTDSGSDCELDFTDMDSYLGVLENARGGLMDSPDLSPRPAARFCARPPAKRQPLPVFSFGELAQEESLQYFPSEHDVLQSEDFMQRDFIDFCSKIA, encoded by the coding sequence ATGCTTTGGGAAGAAGAGCTGACCATGTGTGGCAAAGGCATGATGAGCCAGTGGGGGCCTGCTATCGCCACCCAGCCCGGGCCGAAGCTCCAGGACGACTGCGGGAGAGCCGCCAGCAAGCCTCGCTGGCACAAGCGTGGGAGAAGGCCAAGTTACCGGGGCCAGAAGGGCAGAGCACCTGCGCATTATAAgccctactactactacaaccacAAGCCAGATCGGGCAGCTCTCCGGCCGTCCGGGCTGTCCTTGCGCCCCGTCAACATCCAAGGGAACCGAGCGAAAGGGATGCGGGCCCCGAGGAACACCAACCAGTTCCTGATGCATGAGAAGTACCAGCTGATGCACATGCGCTCCGACTCGGTGGGCACGGACAGCGGCTCCGACTGCGAGCTGGACTTCACGGACATGGACTCGTACCTGGGCGTGCTGGAGAACGCCCGCGGGGGGCTGATGGACAGCCCCGACCTGTCGCCGCGGCCGGCCGCCCGCTTCTGCGCCAGACCGCCGGCCAAGCGCCAGCCTCTCCCCGTCTTCAGCTTCGGCGAGCTGGCCCAGGAGGAGAGCCTGCAGTACTTCCCCTCCGAGCACGACGTGCTGCAGAGCGAGGACTTCATGCAGAGGGACTTCATTGACTTCTGCAGCAAGATCGCCTGA